One Campylobacter lari DNA segment encodes these proteins:
- the gltS gene encoding sodium/glutamate symporter — MKFDFYATLVTMVIVLLLGVFVIKRVKFLRDYNIPEPVVGGGIAAIILLILHSSFSLDIKFDESMKDPLMLAFFSSIGLLADFASLKKGGRKLAVFLVVVVALLFAQNIVGIGVATAMGQNPLMGLIAGSVTMSGGHGTGAAWAAEFIKEPYLYSSATTVAIACATFGLISGGIIGGPVARYLVNKHKLVVPKQNDDKDAILNFQSPEKERLITPSSFIESLALIALCLLIGSALSTYIKTNTGFTLPTFVYCLFVGVVLRNVLSATKIHHVFDREVSVLGNVSLSLFLALALMTINLWDLVTLALPMLVILVVQVAMMAAFAIFVTFRVCGKDYDAAVLAAGHCGFGLGATPTAMVNMQTVTNHYGMSHMAFIIVPLVGAFFIDIVNALVINAFLYLPFFH; from the coding sequence CTGCTTTTGGGCGTTTTTGTCATTAAAAGGGTAAAATTTCTTCGTGATTATAATATCCCTGAGCCAGTTGTTGGTGGTGGAATAGCTGCGATTATTCTTTTAATCTTACATAGTTCTTTTTCACTAGACATTAAATTTGATGAATCTATGAAAGATCCGTTAATGCTTGCATTCTTTTCAAGTATTGGTTTGTTAGCTGATTTTGCTTCATTAAAAAAAGGTGGTAGAAAATTAGCAGTTTTTTTAGTTGTAGTTGTAGCTTTACTATTTGCGCAAAATATAGTTGGTATAGGTGTAGCAACTGCCATGGGACAAAATCCACTTATGGGGCTTATAGCAGGTTCTGTTACAATGAGTGGTGGTCATGGTACAGGTGCAGCTTGGGCGGCTGAATTTATTAAAGAGCCTTATTTGTATTCTAGTGCAACTACTGTTGCTATTGCTTGTGCGACTTTTGGACTTATTTCAGGTGGTATCATAGGTGGTCCTGTTGCAAGATATTTGGTTAATAAGCATAAATTAGTGGTTCCAAAACAAAATGATGATAAAGATGCAATTTTAAATTTCCAATCTCCAGAAAAAGAAAGATTGATCACCCCTTCTTCTTTTATAGAGTCTTTAGCATTGATTGCTTTGTGTTTATTAATAGGTAGTGCTTTATCTACTTATATTAAAACAAATACAGGTTTTACTTTACCAACTTTTGTGTATTGTCTTTTTGTGGGTGTTGTTTTAAGAAATGTTTTATCAGCTACAAAAATTCACCATGTGTTTGATAGAGAAGTATCAGTTTTAGGTAATGTAAGCTTGTCTTTATTCTTGGCTTTAGCGTTAATGACTATTAATCTTTGGGATCTAGTTACCCTTGCTCTACCGATGTTGGTAATTTTAGTAGTGCAAGTTGCTATGATGGCTGCTTTTGCTATATTTGTAACCTTTAGGGTATGTGGAAAAGACTATGATGCAGCGGTTTTAGCAGCAGGTCATTGTGGTTTTGGTTTAGGTGCTACTCCAACAGCTATGGTAAATATGCAAACTGTAACAAATCACTATGGCATGAGTCATATGGCATTTATTATTGTGCCTTTAGTAGGTGCGTTTTTCATAGATATAGTAAATGCCTTAGTGATTAATGCTTTCTTATATCTACCATTCTTTCATTAA
- the nth gene encoding endonuclease III, with product MKRNLEIKKLFLEHFGQAKTELVFSNAYELIVCVMLSAQCTDKRVNLITPALFEAYPSVQDLAKANLSSLKLLINSCSFYNNKAQNLIKMAQAVCEQFNGEIPMNEQDLKTLAGVGQKTAHVVMIEWCGTNCMAVDTHVFRVSHRLNLSKAKTPEETEKDLTKIFKDNLNYLHQAMVLFGRYTCKAKNPLCKECFLNHLCKSKDKKLI from the coding sequence ATGAAAAGAAATTTAGAAATTAAAAAATTATTTTTAGAGCATTTTGGACAAGCAAAAACAGAATTAGTTTTTAGTAATGCTTATGAACTTATAGTTTGTGTTATGCTTTCAGCTCAATGTACTGATAAAAGGGTTAATCTCATCACACCGGCTTTATTTGAAGCTTATCCTAGTGTGCAAGATTTGGCTAAGGCAAACTTATCATCTTTGAAGCTTTTGATCAATTCTTGCTCATTTTACAATAATAAAGCACAAAATTTAATCAAAATGGCTCAAGCAGTTTGCGAGCAATTTAATGGTGAAATCCCTATGAATGAGCAAGATTTAAAAACTCTAGCAGGAGTAGGACAAAAAACTGCACATGTAGTGATGATAGAATGGTGTGGGACTAATTGCATGGCTGTAGATACTCATGTATTTAGAGTTTCACACAGACTTAATCTTAGCAAAGCCAAAACACCTGAAGAAACTGAAAAAGACTTAACTAAAATTTTTAAAGATAATCTAAACTATCTTCATCAAGCTATGGTGCTTTTTGGACGTTATACATGCAAGGCTAAAAATCCTTTATGTAAAGAGTGTTTTTTAAATCATTTATGTAAGAGTAAAGATAAAAAGTTAATCTAG